Proteins from one Tsuneonella aeria genomic window:
- a CDS encoding protein-disulfide reductase DsbD family protein, which translates to MHARTLPLLTAICALFLVLLPGLALAQVGVEPRQNHIAARLVAEGPAEPGETLTIAIAFDPEPGWHGYWSNPGDAGYGMELDWELPAGWRAGEPQYPVPQKLVIGGLMNHIYEGPYSVLVDLVAPAGSAEAANRIALDARWLACTDTICVPEQARLALDLSQASPERAAFDQWRAAIPALLDQPARYAIEGGYLRLAVPLPRTMPVTGPHVFIGPRDLVDYAAPQAFARKGDLLIARIPLAATVASPDSIEGILALDDGDGIRFRGEPGAVPADGTPIVSAASETGPLWLLAIGALAGGLLLNIMPCVFPILSLKALSLARAGESDGKARIEGLAYTGGVMLATIALGAVMLALRAGGEAVGWAFQLQEPAVVVALLVLAGAITANFAGLFHLPSLSIDRGGEPAGAFATGLLAAFVATPCTGPFMAAAMGAALLLPPVEALLLFTALGLGLALPFLALGFVPRLRRMLPRPGPWMERFRRIMAIPMGLTTLALVWLCWRLGGPWFALGALLLAALAVGVIVWAMRERARDRRHAYILVLGASILAVCSAQFLPRLFEQPSRQADTGMLSAQPFTEDRLAQARASGRPVFVWFTADWCLTCKVNEQVAIEREPTRAAFERAGVVALVGDWTRRDPAITRFLADRGVAGIPLYLWYAPGAEAEVLPQVLSPDSLVTLAADVPEPPGS; encoded by the coding sequence ATGCACGCAAGGACATTGCCCCTGCTGACGGCGATCTGCGCGCTGTTCCTCGTTCTGCTGCCGGGCCTGGCGCTGGCCCAGGTCGGCGTCGAACCGCGGCAAAATCACATCGCCGCGCGCCTTGTGGCCGAAGGGCCGGCCGAACCGGGAGAGACGCTGACGATCGCCATCGCCTTCGACCCCGAGCCAGGCTGGCACGGATACTGGTCCAATCCTGGCGACGCTGGCTACGGAATGGAACTCGACTGGGAGCTTCCCGCGGGGTGGCGTGCAGGGGAACCGCAATACCCCGTACCGCAGAAGCTCGTGATCGGCGGGCTGATGAACCATATTTACGAAGGGCCGTACTCCGTGCTGGTGGACCTGGTCGCGCCTGCAGGGAGTGCGGAGGCGGCGAACCGCATCGCGCTCGACGCGCGCTGGCTGGCCTGCACCGATACGATCTGCGTGCCCGAACAGGCGCGGCTTGCGCTCGACCTGTCGCAGGCGTCACCGGAACGCGCCGCGTTCGACCAGTGGCGCGCGGCAATTCCTGCGCTGCTGGACCAGCCGGCCCGTTACGCCATCGAGGGCGGATACCTTCGCCTTGCCGTCCCTCTTCCCCGCACGATGCCTGTCACGGGGCCGCACGTTTTCATCGGCCCCCGCGACCTCGTCGATTACGCTGCGCCCCAGGCATTCGCGCGGAAGGGCGACCTGCTGATTGCGCGCATTCCACTGGCGGCCACTGTCGCGTCCCCCGATTCCATCGAGGGCATACTGGCGCTTGATGATGGCGACGGCATCCGCTTCCGTGGGGAGCCTGGCGCGGTTCCGGCCGACGGCACGCCGATTGTGAGCGCGGCCTCTGAAACGGGCCCGCTGTGGCTGCTTGCGATCGGCGCCCTTGCCGGCGGTCTGCTGCTCAACATCATGCCCTGCGTGTTTCCGATACTGAGTCTGAAGGCGCTGAGCCTGGCGCGCGCCGGGGAAAGCGATGGAAAGGCGCGCATCGAAGGGCTGGCCTATACTGGCGGCGTCATGCTGGCGACGATCGCACTGGGTGCGGTCATGCTGGCTCTCCGCGCCGGGGGAGAGGCGGTGGGCTGGGCGTTCCAGTTGCAGGAGCCGGCGGTTGTCGTGGCGCTGCTGGTGCTGGCGGGCGCGATTACCGCCAACTTCGCTGGCCTGTTTCATCTGCCGTCCCTGTCGATCGACCGGGGGGGCGAGCCGGCCGGGGCATTCGCCACCGGGCTGCTGGCCGCTTTCGTCGCGACGCCGTGCACGGGGCCGTTCATGGCCGCCGCGATGGGCGCCGCGCTCCTGCTGCCGCCGGTTGAGGCGCTCCTCCTGTTCACGGCCCTGGGCCTTGGCCTGGCGCTCCCGTTCCTGGCGCTCGGCTTCGTTCCGCGCCTCAGGAGGATGCTGCCGCGCCCCGGACCGTGGATGGAGCGGTTCCGGCGCATCATGGCGATCCCGATGGGCCTCACCACGCTGGCGCTGGTCTGGCTGTGCTGGCGGCTCGGGGGTCCGTGGTTCGCGCTCGGCGCCCTGCTCCTTGCCGCCCTTGCCGTGGGAGTGATCGTGTGGGCCATGCGGGAACGCGCGCGCGACCGCCGCCATGCCTACATCCTGGTCCTGGGCGCGAGCATTCTCGCGGTGTGTTCCGCGCAGTTCCTGCCCCGCCTCTTCGAACAGCCTTCGCGGCAGGCCGATACCGGCATGCTGAGCGCGCAACCGTTCACCGAGGATCGCCTCGCCCAGGCACGCGCGTCCGGCAGGCCGGTCTTCGTGTGGTTCACCGCGGACTGGTGCCTGACATGCAAGGTCAACGAGCAGGTGGCGATCGAGCGGGAGCCGACGCGGGCGGCATTCGAGCGGGCGGGCGTCGTCGCGCTGGTGGGTGACTGGACGCGTCGCGATCCGGCGATCACTCGCTTCCTGGCGGATCGCGGCGTTGCGGGGATTCCGCTTTACCTGTGGTACGCGCCCGGTGCCGAGGCGGAGGTCCTCCCGCAGGTTCTTTCGCCGGACAGCCTGGTCACATTGGCGGCGGATGTTCCTGAGCCCCCCGGTTCCTGA
- a CDS encoding UbiH/UbiF/VisC/COQ6 family ubiquinone biosynthesis hydroxylase, whose translation MNDKRDLVILGGGLVGMTLALAAARKGITSHVVDRADPAELTAEGFDGRASAISTASWNLFTNIGLAPLLEPFACPIARIAVSDQLKPGRIDFVAEPHEGSLGRMFENRRLRLALFEAAEKVPAIAFHPRAEVTGRVRGEHGVSATLADGTVLQGSLMVAAEGRRSPTREEAGLPLAQWNYSHRAIVSWLTHSLPHDGTAWEIFYPAGPFALLPMQDDAEGNHRSALVWTVAERDAAGYLKLSDRAFLAEAVKRMGDILGDIVAVGPRSSYPLSFQHTARTVARRLALVGDAAHGIHPIAGQGLNLGLRDVGALVEVVAEGMRLGLDPGDAQVLARYEKWRALDGFSVALATDGLTWLFGVPGKAASAVRRLGMAGVQRMAPLKSWFMDEARGVSGALPELLKD comes from the coding sequence ATGAACGACAAGCGCGACCTCGTGATCCTCGGCGGCGGACTGGTCGGCATGACGCTGGCCCTTGCCGCGGCGAGGAAAGGCATCACCAGCCATGTGGTCGATCGTGCCGACCCGGCAGAATTGACCGCCGAAGGGTTCGACGGCCGGGCCAGCGCCATCTCCACCGCAAGCTGGAACCTATTCACCAACATCGGGCTCGCGCCGTTGCTGGAACCCTTCGCCTGCCCGATCGCGCGCATTGCGGTGAGCGACCAGCTCAAGCCCGGCCGGATCGATTTCGTGGCGGAGCCGCACGAAGGTTCGCTCGGCCGAATGTTCGAGAACCGCCGCCTGCGCCTGGCGCTGTTCGAGGCTGCGGAAAAAGTGCCGGCGATCGCCTTCCATCCCCGCGCCGAAGTGACCGGGCGCGTGCGGGGCGAGCACGGCGTGTCGGCCACGCTGGCGGACGGCACCGTCCTGCAAGGGAGCCTCATGGTCGCCGCGGAGGGACGCCGGTCCCCGACGCGCGAAGAAGCGGGCCTTCCCCTCGCCCAGTGGAATTACAGCCACCGGGCGATCGTAAGCTGGCTTACCCATTCGCTGCCGCACGACGGCACCGCGTGGGAGATATTCTATCCCGCCGGTCCGTTCGCATTGCTGCCGATGCAGGACGATGCGGAGGGAAATCACCGAAGCGCGCTGGTCTGGACTGTCGCCGAACGCGATGCCGCCGGATATCTCAAGCTGTCGGATCGTGCATTCCTGGCCGAGGCCGTGAAACGGATGGGGGACATCCTGGGTGATATCGTCGCGGTCGGTCCCCGTTCGTCCTACCCGCTGAGCTTCCAGCACACGGCGCGCACCGTGGCCCGGCGCCTGGCCCTGGTGGGCGACGCCGCACACGGTATCCACCCGATCGCGGGACAGGGTCTCAACCTCGGACTACGCGACGTGGGCGCACTGGTGGAGGTTGTCGCCGAAGGGATGCGCCTGGGCCTCGACCCCGGCGATGCGCAAGTGCTGGCGCGATACGAGAAATGGCGCGCGCTCGACGGGTTCTCAGTCGCGCTGGCGACCGATGGCCTCACCTGGCTGTTCGGCGTTCCCGGCAAGGCAGCGAGCGCCGTGCGACGCCTGGGCATGGCCGGCGTCCAGCGGATGGCACCGCTGAAGAGCTGGTTCATGGACGAAGCGCGCGGCGTGTCCGGCGCCTTGCCCGAGCTGCTGAAGGACTGA
- a CDS encoding mitofilin family membrane protein, which translates to MDDYTSTGRAGPSIKPLLFAVLAAFLLGAAVTGYLAWKGVFAPRAVPIEPADTATTAAVVPAPSPTPSVSETASAAVERVEEVQGGIDQRLAAAEQRIARLDLQAQAAAGNAARAEGLLIAFATRRALDRGEPLGYLADQLRLRFGDAQPNSVRTVIAFSENPVTLDVLLARLDGLEPNLRNVSTQPLFTRLQNEISSLFVIRRESAPSPQAGKRFERARMFLESGRISRAIAEVEKLPGSASATNWIADARRYDRAREALDLIETAAVQEPRRLRNGAGQAVEQLSPATAASPEPTVP; encoded by the coding sequence ATGGACGATTACACCTCCACGGGCCGCGCAGGTCCGTCGATCAAGCCGCTGCTGTTTGCCGTGCTTGCGGCGTTTCTGCTGGGCGCGGCGGTGACCGGATACCTCGCATGGAAAGGCGTGTTCGCGCCCCGCGCAGTGCCGATCGAGCCGGCCGACACGGCCACCACGGCCGCCGTTGTGCCCGCGCCTTCGCCAACGCCCAGCGTCAGCGAAACCGCGAGCGCCGCGGTGGAGCGGGTCGAAGAAGTGCAAGGCGGCATCGACCAGCGGCTCGCGGCGGCAGAGCAGCGGATCGCCCGCCTCGATCTCCAGGCGCAGGCCGCCGCGGGCAACGCGGCCCGGGCCGAAGGGCTTCTGATCGCGTTCGCGACCCGCCGCGCCCTCGATCGTGGCGAGCCGCTGGGCTATCTTGCCGACCAGCTTCGCCTTCGCTTCGGGGATGCGCAGCCCAATTCCGTGCGGACGGTCATCGCATTCTCGGAAAACCCCGTGACGCTGGATGTGCTGCTCGCGCGGCTGGACGGGCTCGAGCCGAACCTGCGGAACGTGTCGACGCAACCGCTCTTCACACGGCTTCAGAACGAAATCTCCAGCCTGTTCGTCATCCGGCGTGAAAGCGCGCCGTCGCCTCAGGCCGGCAAGCGCTTCGAACGCGCGCGCATGTTCCTCGAAAGCGGGCGCATCAGTCGCGCGATCGCGGAAGTGGAAAAATTGCCTGGTTCGGCAAGCGCCACCAACTGGATCGCCGATGCGCGTCGTTACGACCGGGCGCGCGAGGCGCTCGACCTGATCGAGACCGCTGCGGTGCAGGAACCGCGCCGGCTGCGCAACGGTGCGGGCCAGGCGGTGGAGCAGCTCAGCCCCGCTACGGCGGCCAGCCCGGAGCCCACCGTTCCCTGA
- a CDS encoding uroporphyrinogen-III synthase, which produces MSRPLVILRPEPGLSETVAAARALGLQPVPVPLFDIASVPWAVAHPDRYDGLLVGSGNTFRHGGPGLAALKQLPTLCVGERTAMAAMDHGFAVEMTGNGVLQGVLDALVPPRRLLRIGGEERVPVTAPSGIGIDDCIVYRAVPRPLSPEGAAALTAGGLALLHSAAAARHFAAECTRLGIVRANVEIAALGPRIADAAGRGWRAAHTADVVADAALLAIAEQLCH; this is translated from the coding sequence ATGAGCCGGCCACTGGTGATCCTGCGGCCCGAACCGGGCCTGTCGGAGACGGTGGCTGCGGCCCGGGCACTGGGCCTGCAGCCTGTGCCGGTGCCGCTGTTCGACATTGCGTCCGTTCCCTGGGCCGTCGCCCATCCGGACCGCTATGACGGGTTGCTGGTGGGAAGCGGCAACACCTTCCGCCACGGGGGCCCAGGCCTCGCGGCTCTGAAGCAACTGCCCACCCTCTGTGTGGGAGAGCGGACGGCGATGGCGGCGATGGATCACGGTTTCGCTGTGGAGATGACGGGCAATGGCGTCCTCCAGGGCGTGCTCGATGCGCTTGTGCCGCCGCGGCGGCTCCTGCGCATAGGTGGGGAGGAACGCGTGCCGGTCACCGCGCCATCAGGGATCGGGATCGATGATTGCATCGTGTACCGTGCGGTCCCGCGCCCTCTTTCGCCAGAAGGTGCCGCGGCCTTGACCGCAGGCGGGCTTGCCTTGTTGCACTCGGCAGCGGCCGCACGCCATTTTGCCGCGGAGTGCACGCGATTGGGAATCGTCCGCGCCAACGTCGAAATCGCAGCGCTGGGGCCCCGCATTGCCGACGCGGCGGGGCGGGGCTGGCGCGCGGCGCACACAGCCGATGTCGTGGCAGATGCCGCCTTGCTGGCCATCGCCGAACAGTTATGCCACTAG
- the hemC gene encoding hydroxymethylbilane synthase — MSQPLSASPSTVKPLRLGTRRSPLAMAQAHEARARLAKAWGWDENLIELVPVLASGDKVQDRPLAEIGGKALWTKELDACLADGRIDLAVHSLKDVETIRPSDIYIGAVLPRADVRDVLLGAPSIRAIPEGARVGTSAPRRAAQMLHRRPDVSIVPFRGNVATRMAKLAAGEADVTLLAAAGLERLGESGVGTPLALDDWLPAPSQGAIAIECRAGDRQVREWLAAIDHAPSRAEVMAERALLAGLGGSCHSPIAVLTRHVGDHLAIRCAIYSADGLEMVEATVTAAVGDDEAPRRLAADLLARASPAIGALFAGPE, encoded by the coding sequence ATGTCTCAGCCACTCTCCGCCAGCCCTTCGACCGTCAAGCCCCTCCGCCTCGGGACCCGACGTTCGCCCCTCGCGATGGCGCAGGCGCACGAAGCGCGCGCGCGCCTGGCGAAGGCGTGGGGCTGGGACGAGAACCTGATCGAGCTCGTCCCCGTGCTGGCGAGCGGTGACAAGGTGCAGGACCGGCCACTTGCCGAGATCGGCGGAAAGGCCCTGTGGACGAAAGAGCTGGATGCGTGCCTTGCCGACGGACGCATCGACCTCGCGGTCCACTCGCTGAAGGATGTCGAAACGATCCGGCCGTCGGACATATACATAGGCGCCGTGCTCCCCCGGGCGGATGTGCGCGATGTCTTGCTTGGCGCGCCCAGCATCCGGGCGATTCCGGAAGGCGCACGGGTCGGCACCAGCGCGCCGCGCCGCGCCGCGCAAATGCTCCATCGGCGGCCGGACGTGTCCATCGTGCCGTTCCGCGGTAACGTGGCGACGCGGATGGCCAAGCTGGCGGCGGGGGAAGCTGACGTGACGCTGCTGGCCGCAGCGGGCCTGGAAAGGCTGGGCGAAAGCGGGGTGGGCACGCCGCTTGCTCTCGATGACTGGCTACCGGCGCCATCGCAGGGCGCTATCGCGATCGAGTGCCGGGCGGGTGACCGACAGGTCCGCGAATGGCTGGCGGCGATCGATCACGCGCCGAGCCGCGCCGAAGTGATGGCGGAGCGCGCACTGCTGGCCGGCCTTGGCGGCAGTTGCCATTCGCCTATCGCTGTCCTGACTCGCCACGTCGGCGATCACCTCGCCATTCGTTGCGCGATCTACAGTGCGGACGGGTTGGAGATGGTGGAAGCGACGGTAACCGCAGCGGTTGGGGACGATGAGGCGCCGCGGCGGCTTGCGGCAGACCTTCTCGCCCGCGCGAGCCCTGCGATCGGGGCGCTGTTCGCCGGCCCGGAATGA
- the tsaD gene encoding tRNA (adenosine(37)-N6)-threonylcarbamoyltransferase complex transferase subunit TsaD, protein MGIVLGIESSCDETAAAIVADDRTIVAQAIASQDDAHAPYGGVVPEIAARAHAERLAPMIEAVMREAGVSLGDLDAVAATAGPGLIGGVMVGLVSAKALAMAADVPLMAINHLEGHALSPRLADPDLAFPYALLLVSGGHCQILRVDGVGRYRRLATTIDDALGEAFDKTAKILGLGFPGGPAVERLARDGNPQAVPLPRPLKGSAEAHFSFAGLKSAVLRAHATGQHPPADIAASFQQAAIECVIDRLGHSLGRMAPVPSLVVAGGVAANAAVRSALEGLAAKHGMRFSAPPPALCTDNAAMIAWAGQERLAIGAQADPLDVAARPRWPLDPEAEPVRGAGVKA, encoded by the coding sequence ATGGGCATCGTACTGGGCATTGAATCGAGCTGCGACGAAACCGCGGCCGCGATCGTCGCAGACGACCGCACGATCGTGGCGCAGGCAATCGCCAGCCAGGACGATGCGCACGCACCCTATGGCGGCGTCGTTCCGGAAATCGCCGCCCGCGCCCACGCGGAACGGCTCGCCCCGATGATCGAGGCGGTCATGCGCGAAGCGGGCGTATCGCTTGGCGATCTCGACGCGGTGGCCGCAACCGCCGGGCCGGGCCTGATCGGCGGCGTGATGGTCGGCCTCGTCAGTGCAAAGGCGTTGGCGATGGCGGCGGACGTGCCGCTGATGGCGATCAACCACCTGGAAGGGCACGCGCTCTCGCCGCGGCTCGCCGATCCGGACCTCGCATTCCCTTACGCCCTGCTGCTGGTTTCAGGCGGCCATTGCCAGATCCTGCGGGTGGACGGCGTCGGCCGTTATCGCCGCCTGGCCACGACAATCGACGATGCCCTGGGGGAAGCGTTCGACAAGACCGCCAAAATTCTCGGCCTTGGATTCCCCGGGGGCCCGGCGGTGGAGCGGCTCGCGCGCGACGGTAATCCACAGGCCGTCCCCCTTCCCCGCCCCCTGAAGGGTAGCGCCGAAGCGCATTTCAGCTTCGCCGGGTTGAAGAGCGCCGTGCTCCGCGCGCACGCCACGGGGCAGCACCCGCCCGCCGACATTGCAGCGAGCTTCCAGCAGGCGGCGATCGAATGCGTGATCGACCGCCTGGGCCATTCCCTGGGGCGGATGGCGCCGGTGCCGTCGCTGGTGGTTGCTGGCGGGGTCGCGGCCAACGCCGCGGTCAGGAGCGCACTTGAAGGGCTCGCGGCGAAACATGGAATGCGCTTTTCCGCGCCGCCCCCGGCCTTGTGCACCGATAACGCCGCGATGATCGCCTGGGCCGGGCAGGAGCGCCTCGCCATAGGGGCCCAGGCCGATCCGCTGGACGTCGCCGCACGTCCGCGCTGGCCGCTCGATCCGGAGGCGGAACCCGTGCGCGGCGCCGGGGTCAAGGCATGA
- a CDS encoding NAD(P)H-dependent glycerol-3-phosphate dehydrogenase yields MSGGQPTVGVLGAGAWGTALAQMLASDGRNVLLWAREPEIVEEVNTARRNSVFLPSAALQPTIEATGDLARMAALDVLLVVTPAQHMAVVLGAMPSHPRDLVLCSKGIEAGTGRPMNEVAHDTAPTSRIAVLSGPTFAHEVAAGLPTAVTLACGGGTEQWNRLHPVIARAAFRPYYSGDVAGAEIGGAVKNVLAIACGVVDGLGLGQNARAALIARGYAEMLRFGEALGAERDTLAGLCGLGDLVLTCSSTSSRNFSLGKALGEGADPAALMADRRTVAEGAHTAPVLADLAARHGVAMPIVAAVHRLLQGAPAKTIVAELLARPLATEVGA; encoded by the coding sequence ATGAGCGGCGGACAACCGACAGTCGGCGTGCTCGGCGCCGGGGCGTGGGGCACGGCGCTTGCCCAGATGCTTGCGTCCGACGGACGCAATGTACTGCTCTGGGCGCGAGAGCCCGAGATCGTCGAGGAGGTGAACACCGCGCGCCGGAACAGCGTGTTTCTTCCTTCAGCCGCGCTCCAGCCCACGATCGAGGCGACTGGCGACCTGGCGCGGATGGCGGCGCTCGACGTCTTGCTGGTGGTGACTCCCGCGCAGCATATGGCCGTCGTACTCGGCGCCATGCCTTCGCACCCGCGCGATCTCGTCCTGTGTTCCAAGGGGATCGAGGCAGGCACCGGGCGCCCGATGAACGAAGTGGCGCATGACACGGCGCCCACGTCGCGGATCGCCGTGCTTTCCGGCCCAACTTTCGCCCATGAAGTCGCCGCCGGGCTGCCCACTGCGGTCACGCTGGCATGCGGGGGCGGCACGGAGCAGTGGAACCGGCTTCACCCGGTCATCGCGCGCGCCGCGTTTCGCCCGTATTATTCAGGGGACGTGGCCGGGGCGGAAATCGGCGGTGCGGTTAAAAACGTGCTGGCGATCGCCTGCGGAGTCGTCGACGGCCTCGGCCTCGGCCAGAACGCGCGCGCGGCCCTGATCGCGCGCGGCTATGCCGAAATGCTGCGCTTCGGGGAAGCGCTGGGTGCCGAACGCGATACACTGGCCGGCCTGTGCGGCCTCGGCGATCTCGTCCTCACCTGCTCTTCCACGTCCAGCCGGAACTTCAGCCTCGGCAAGGCGCTGGGCGAAGGGGCCGATCCGGCCGCACTGATGGCCGACCGACGCACGGTTGCCGAAGGTGCGCACACCGCGCCCGTGCTTGCTGATCTCGCCGCGCGGCACGGTGTCGCGATGCCCATCGTGGCGGCCGTTCATCGCCTGCTGCAGGGCGCGCCGGCGAAAACCATCGTTGCCGAACTGCTCGCCCGCCCGCTCGCGACCGAGGTCGGTGCATGA
- a CDS encoding lipopolysaccharide biosynthesis protein, whose translation MSVPAVQPGNPQEDIAALAKGGRTNFFGFLLRLAARLPFLFIAGRLYGAESLGRFASALVVVELTAMICSMGEKRGLAQRLSEAPDERPANLVFDGILIATLASLAAVAFFWLVPAPMFPSGEYTALDRLIVLAIPGYALTEIVLAAQAYRFDVGTTVRARAVVEPWTISILAGALWFVIPRSGLSMAYLASIYAGLLTALWPFFRTYGLPSGWRPRPRAMARFTWRALPLASADAIEWGTRRLDIFILGLFAAPAAVGVYYVAQQVASLPQKLKTSFEPILGPVITRNLKEKNFAAIARQVCQVGFWITAAQAGIALALGIPGEAVMGLVGPNFVGGTGALAFLLAAEVVAAAAVVAEAALIYVARFRNLIVSVATIGLQAVLTIGAMIAVDRLDLPETYKAAGAALALVLALGTASIVKSIMLGRMLRQRINNWRWALVYAAAPAIVVGWLATRLPEWAELAFGIPLILLTYGWVIWRYGFGPEDRVLFRRNLEHGDNVAAPPAASLEGEPRP comes from the coding sequence ATGAGCGTGCCGGCTGTGCAGCCGGGTAATCCGCAGGAAGACATCGCCGCGCTGGCCAAGGGTGGCCGGACCAATTTCTTCGGCTTCCTGCTACGCCTCGCCGCGCGCCTGCCGTTCCTTTTCATCGCGGGCCGGCTCTATGGTGCAGAATCGCTGGGGCGCTTCGCATCCGCGCTCGTCGTGGTGGAACTGACCGCCATGATCTGCTCGATGGGCGAAAAGCGCGGCCTGGCGCAGCGTTTGTCGGAAGCGCCCGACGAACGGCCCGCTAACCTCGTTTTCGACGGGATCCTCATCGCGACGCTGGCTTCGCTTGCGGCGGTGGCCTTCTTCTGGCTGGTGCCCGCGCCCATGTTCCCCAGCGGCGAATATACCGCTCTCGACCGCCTGATCGTGCTCGCCATCCCCGGCTATGCGCTGACCGAGATCGTGCTGGCCGCCCAGGCCTATCGGTTCGATGTCGGCACCACCGTGCGGGCGCGTGCGGTGGTGGAGCCATGGACGATCTCGATCCTCGCCGGCGCGCTGTGGTTCGTGATCCCGCGATCAGGCCTGTCGATGGCCTATCTCGCGTCGATCTATGCCGGGTTGCTGACGGCGCTGTGGCCGTTCTTCAGGACATATGGCCTGCCGAGCGGGTGGCGCCCTCGGCCCCGGGCCATGGCGCGGTTCACCTGGCGCGCACTGCCGCTCGCCAGTGCCGACGCGATCGAATGGGGCACGCGGCGGCTCGACATCTTCATCCTGGGCCTGTTCGCCGCGCCAGCTGCGGTGGGCGTATATTACGTGGCGCAGCAGGTTGCCTCGCTGCCGCAGAAGCTGAAGACCAGTTTCGAACCGATCCTGGGCCCGGTCATCACCCGCAACCTCAAGGAAAAGAACTTCGCCGCGATCGCGCGGCAGGTGTGCCAGGTGGGCTTCTGGATCACCGCCGCGCAAGCGGGAATCGCCCTGGCCCTGGGCATTCCCGGCGAAGCGGTGATGGGCCTGGTGGGCCCGAATTTCGTGGGAGGTACCGGCGCGCTCGCCTTCCTCCTCGCGGCCGAGGTGGTGGCGGCCGCCGCGGTGGTGGCCGAAGCGGCACTGATATATGTCGCACGGTTCAGGAACCTGATCGTGTCGGTCGCCACGATCGGGCTACAGGCCGTGCTGACCATCGGGGCGATGATTGCGGTGGACCGGCTGGACCTTCCCGAAACATACAAGGCCGCGGGCGCCGCGCTGGCGCTCGTGCTGGCTTTGGGCACGGCCTCGATCGTCAAGTCGATCATGCTGGGGCGAATGCTCAGGCAACGGATAAACAACTGGCGCTGGGCGCTTGTCTACGCCGCCGCGCCTGCCATCGTCGTCGGCTGGCTGGCGACGCGCTTGCCCGAATGGGCGGAGCTGGCGTTCGGCATTCCGCTCATCCTGCTGACATACGGCTGGGTGATCTGGCGTTACGGATTCGGGCCCGAGGACCGGGTGCTGTTCCGCCGCAATCTCGAACATGGCGATAACGTGGCCGCACCGCCGGCTGCGTCGCTGGAAGGGGAACCAAGACCATGA
- a CDS encoding response regulator: MAQCVLVAEDEMIIGVDLRHTVEEAGYEVAGPYDTTQSACDAVDRRTPDLAILDVRLEDGEVFPLAEKLQAANVPIIFHSGEVSPDEVSRRFPDALALAKPCPPNRIIATMREALAEA, from the coding sequence ATGGCCCAATGCGTGCTTGTCGCGGAAGATGAGATGATCATCGGAGTGGACCTGCGCCATACGGTCGAGGAAGCCGGCTACGAAGTTGCCGGCCCGTACGATACCACGCAGTCGGCCTGCGACGCGGTAGACCGCCGCACGCCCGATCTCGCGATCCTGGACGTGCGACTGGAAGATGGCGAGGTCTTCCCCCTTGCCGAAAAGCTGCAAGCGGCAAACGTGCCGATCATCTTCCATTCCGGAGAAGTAAGCCCGGACGAGGTCAGCCGCCGCTTTCCCGATGCCCTCGCGCTGGCCAAGCCGTGCCCGCCAAATCGCATCATCGCGACCATGCGCGAGGCACTTGCCGAGGCGTAA